From a region of the Sesamum indicum cultivar Zhongzhi No. 13 linkage group LG3, S_indicum_v1.0, whole genome shotgun sequence genome:
- the LOC105157009 gene encoding uncharacterized protein LOC105157009, with the protein MDIELVKCECCGLKEDCTQDYISKVKANFDGKWLCGLCSEAVRDEVNRAGKKQSGMEEAVKAHMSFCRKYKSNPAVKVADGMRQMLRRRSGDMSTSPSSSKKYSRSASTSRMGYHDSTFSYY; encoded by the coding sequence ATGGACATAGAATTGGTGAAGTGTGAGTGTTGTGGGCTGAAGGAGGACTGCACACAGGACTACATAAGTAAAGTGAAAGCAAATTTTGATGGGAAATGGCTGTGTGGTCTGTGTTCAGAGGCTGTAAGAGATGAGGTTAATAGAGCTGGGAAGAAGCAATCTGGGATGGAAGAGGCTGTTAAGGCACACATGTCGTTTTGTCGTAAGTATAAATCGAATCCGGCAGTTAAAGTCGCAGATGGGATGAGGCAGATGCTGAGGAGAAGGTCGGGGGATATGTCGACGTCTCCGTCCTCGTCCAAGAAATATTCAAGATCAGCAAGCACATCACGAATGGGATATCATGACTCCACATTCTCTTACTACTAA